The segment aatttcatCATTTAGGTAAAAATCCCCATTTCTGTTTGGATCGCAGCTTAATCCTCCAGATCTTGGTATTTGCCAGGAAGTATCCCAACCACCCGTTCTCAAGCTAACATCCATTTCACCATCTCTAGGATGTGTAGAACCTGTCATTCGAGAACCAACACAGTCTTTCCAGATTCCTGAAATAGAGCTCATTGGTGTCAACGCTGAAGAGGATCTGCTGGATAAAGATGATGACAGAAATGCATCATTAGGCACTCCTCGTGAAATTCTCCGAGCTTTATTGTAGACAGAAAAAGCAGTATCCTTGAGAATGACAAGCTCATTAAAGCTTGGACTTGTTATACGGAAAATAGAATCAACAGACACCACTTGTAGA is part of the Camelina sativa cultivar DH55 unplaced genomic scaffold, Cs unpScaffold05437, whole genome shotgun sequence genome and harbors:
- the LOC109131801 gene encoding mediator of RNA polymerase II transcription subunit 13-like produces the protein GSSAAVDETSISHIPVLSGFNVPKLVLQVVSVDSIFRITSPSFNELVILKDTAFSVYNKARRISRGVPNDAFLSSSLSSRSSSALTPMSSISGIWKDCVGSRMTGSTHPRDGEMDVSLRTGGWDTSWQIPRSGGLSCDPNRNGDFYLNDEIFYLFEPLFILSEPGSVERGVSPTFGGLGSESSKP